A single region of the Salvia miltiorrhiza cultivar Shanhuang (shh) chromosome 8, IMPLAD_Smil_shh, whole genome shotgun sequence genome encodes:
- the LOC130996654 gene encoding F-box/kelch-repeat protein At1g57790-like, which yields MAGRRRKKMKLLAETIRDNGRVSKRQRDEQQTQSELPTELLELILSQLSLRDNIRASAVCREWLAVAVSVRMANKPPWLMFFPKFGDLYEFYDPSQRKTYWLELPELDGSRICYAKDGWLLLYKPRTQSVFFCCPYTRELINLPSLELMYQIVAFSAAPTSPSCILFTVKHVSPTVVAVSTCRPGETEWTTVNYQNRLPFVSSIWNKLVFCQGLFYCLSLTGWLGVYDPEKSTWAVHSVPPPKCPENFFVKNWWKGKFMTEHNGDIFVIYTCSAINPVIYKLDQTNKVWVEMQTLGGMALFANFLSSHARTDLLGTMRNNVYFSKVRFYGKRCVSYSLDSGRYYPRKQRYDWGEQDPFESVWIEPPEDLSTFL from the exons ATGgctggaagaagaagaaaaaagatgaaGTT GTTGGCTGAAACAATCAGAGACAATGGTAGAGTTTCGAAGAGACAGCGTGATGAGCAACAAACACAGTCGGAGCTCCCAACAGAGCTTTTGGAACTTATTCTTTCTCAGTTAAGCTTGAGGGATAATATTCGTGCTTCTGCTGTTTGCAGAGAATGGTTAGCTGTTGCTGTATCTGTCAGAATGGCCAACAAGCCTCCGTGGCTTATGTTCTTCCCAAAATTCGGCGACTTGTACGAATTCTACGATCCTTCTCAGCGCAAAACATATTGGCTTGAGTTGCCGGAGCTAGATGGCTCTAGGATTTGCTATGCCAAGGATGGTTGGTTGCTGCTATACAAACCTAGGACGCAGTCCGTATTCTTCTGTTGCCCTTACACGCGGGAGTTGATCAATTTGCCTAGTCTAGAATTAATGTACCAGATAGTTGCTTTCTCTGCTGCTCCAACTTCTCCTAGCTGTATCCTTTTCACAGTTAAGCATGTGAGCCCCACAGTTGTTGCAGTTAGCACGTGTCGACCAGGGGAAACTGAATGGACCACTGTGAACTACCAAAACCGACTACCATTTGTTAGCAGCATTTGGAATAAGCTAGTTTTCTGCCAGGGTCTTTTCTACTGTTTGAGTCTTACCGGCTGGCTGGGTGTTTATGACCCCGAAAAGAGTACTTGGGCCGTTCACTCCGTACCACCGCCTAAATGCCCGGAGAATTTCTTTGTGAAAAATTGGTGGAAAGGCAAATTTATGACAGAGCATAATGGAGATATTTTTGTCATATACACTTGCTCTGCAATAAACCCTGTGATTTATAAGTTGGACCAGACAAATAAAGTATGGGTGGAGATGCAAACTTTGGGAGGCATGGCACTCTTTGCTAACTTTTTGTCTTCCCATGCTAGGACAGATCTTCTTGGAACAATGAGAAACAATGTCTACTTCTCAAAGGTTCGATTTTATGGGAAACGGTGTGTTTCATATTCACTCGACAGTGGGAGGTACTATCCACGGAAGCAGCGTTATGATTGGGGGGAACAAGATCCCTTTGAGAGTGTTTGGATCGAACCGCCTGAAGACCTCTCGACATTTCTTTAA
- the LOC130996655 gene encoding replication protein A 14 kDa subunit B-like, translated as MDTSNPAVFVNAELLRMHIGKRVRAVIQVLRNDGGSIIGKSTDEQQLVVKGHPSSPPTTFLEVIGIADTNQSIQAEIWTNFGDDFDISSYNAVCQLANGDFKHLFI; from the exons ATGGATACATCGAATCCAGCGGTTTTTGTGAACGCGGAGTTGCTGCGGATGCATATCGGCAAGAGAGTTCGCGCGGTAATTCAGGTGCTCAGAAACGACGGCGGCTCAATTATCGGAAAATCGACCGATGAGCAACAGCTGGTCGTCAAGGGGCACCCTTCTAGCCCCCCCACGACTTTTCTCGAGGTTATCGGCATCGCTGACACTAACCAGTCTATTCAGGCTGAGATTTGGACCAATTTTGGCGATGATTTTG ATATATCGAGCTACAATGCTGTTTGTCAACTTGCAAATGGGGATTTCAAACACTTGTTCATCTAA
- the LOC130996656 gene encoding ABC transporter B family member 29, chloroplastic: protein MAQFLQFPPPYSSSSLFHNNLKILARYRKISILNHGRIRSPAAACSYRPPPIKFAPLTALSPYLQSEWRAILSGWLCSAVSVYSLSKLVPLAGQLSSSITISNLASVRNGALALGILLLIRIVANYLQQACLWDAALNCAYNLRVHVFDRVLQRDLGFFEGGKGISPGDVAYRITAEAEDVADTLHSLLNTIVPSVLQLSAMATQMLIISPQLSLISAFVIPAMALTVGCLGEKLRAISNDANLSTASLAAYLNEVFPSILFVKANNTEPNERIRFQLLASADLSARLKKKQVKILIPQIVQIMFFGLLFILGSTSIIVSRGSFNCSVLVSFMTSLVLLIDPIQDVGKAYNELKQGEPAIERLFNLTLFKSQVIEKPDAVDLASVTGEVKVCGLSFSYGDGTAPVLDGLNLHIKAGETIALVGPSGGGKTTLVKLLLRLYEPLSGSILLDGCDIRNIQLQSLRRHVGLVTQDSVLFAGTIAENIGYRDLLSGVDMDRVRFAAETANADGFIKCLPDQYETSVGPRGSNFSGGQRQRLAIARALYQNPSILILDEATSALDSRSELLVRQALERLMQDRTVVVIAHRVETLLMAQRIFLLNQGKLQQLSHSALLDAHPTQLVV from the exons ATGGCACAATTTCTCCAATTTCCGCCGCCATACTCTTCATCTTCACTCTTCCACAACAACCTCAAGATCCTCGCTCGATATCGCAAAATTTCCATCCTAAATCATGGCCGAATCCGCTCGCCCGCGGCTGCTTGCAGCTACCGCCCCCCGCCGATCAAATTCGCGCCCCTCACGGCACTGTCGCCCTACCTCCAATCGGAATGGCGGGCGATCCTCAGCGGCTGGCTATGCAGCGCCGTTTCGGTTTACTCGCTCTCGAAACTCGTTCCTCTGGCGGGGCAACTCTCTTCCTCGATCACAATTTCAAATTTGGCGAGCGTAAGGAACGGAGCTTTGGCATTGGGGATTCTCCTTTTGATCCGAATCGTGGCGAATTATCTGCAGCAGGCGTGTTTGTGGGATGCCGCGTTGAATTGTGCGTATAATTTAAGGGTTCATGTTTTCGATAGGGTTTTACAGAGGGATTTGGGGTTCTTCGAGGGCGGGAAAGGGATTTCGCCTGGGGATGTGGCGTACCGGATCACAGCAGAGGCAGAGGATGTCGCTGACACACTGCACTCTCTTTTGAAT ACAATAGTACCAAGCGTTTTACAGTTATCAGCTATGGCAACACAGATGTTGATCATAAGCCCTCAATTGTCTCTAATTTCTGCATTT GTGATTCCAGCAATGGCTCTAACTGTTGGATGCCTAGGCGAAAAGCTTCGTGCAATATCTAATGATGCAAATCTTAGTACAGCCTCTCTAGCAGCCTACCTGAATGAG GTCTTTCCTTCAATTCTTTTTGTGAAGGCAAACAATACAGAACCCAATGAACGTATTAGATTCCAGTTGCTTGCATCTGCTGATCTATCTGCACGTTTGAAAAAGAAGCAAGTGAAGATTTTAATCCCTCAGATAGTACAGATAATGTTTTTTGGGCTTTTATTCATTCTGGGTTCCACCTCCATCATAGTTTCGAGAGGCTCATTTAACTGTTCCGTCCTAGTTTCCTTCATGACATCGCTGGTTCTTTTGATTGATCCTATTCAG GATGTCGGGAAAGCATATAATGAGTTAAAGCAAGGAGAACCAGCAATTGAGCGGTTGTTTAACTTAACCTTGTTCAAATCCCAG GTAATAGAGAAACCAGATGCAGTTGACTTGGCCTCTGTTACGGGAGAAGTAAAAGTTTGCGGCCTTTCTTTTTCATATGGTGATGGTACAGCTCCTGTGCTGGATGGGCTGAATCTTCACATTAAAGCTGGAGAGACGATTGCTCTTGTTGGGCCATCTGGAGGCGGCAAGACAACTCTTGTAAAACTTCTGCTTCGCCTATATGAACCTCTTTCAG GTTCAATATTGCTAGATGGCTGCGACATTCGAAATATTCAATTACAGAGCTTAAGGAGACATGTTGGTCTGGTGACTCAAGATTCA GTACTCTTTGCCGGGACTATTGCTGAGAACATTGGGTACAGGGATCTATTGAGTGGCGTTGACATGGACAGAGTTAGATTTGCAGCTGAAACTGCAAATGCAGACGGGTTCATTAAATGTCTCCCCGATCAGTATGAAACCAGTGTTGGTCCGAGGGGCTCAAACTTTAGCGGAGGCCAGAGGCAAAG GTTAGCTATTGCGCGAGCACTCTACCAGAACCCGTCTATTCTTATTCTAGATGAAGCAACTTCCGCATTAGATAGCAGATCCGAGCTACTGGTAAGACAAGCTCTTGAGCGCCTAATGCAAGATCGCACG GTAGTGGTGATTGCTCATCGGGTAGAAACACTTTTGATGGCTCAAAGAATATTCCTTTTAAATCAAGGAAAGCTGCAGCAGTTGAGTCATTCTGCTCTTCTGGATGCCCACCCAACACAACTTGTAGTTTAG
- the LOC130996657 gene encoding uncharacterized protein LOC130996657 isoform X1 has product MTSSGEPFPAADLEKELHPGSNKEFEVDSVSSAVDANKQIKRLDPDYDQSGPVTPSYMQEQRDVVERKEQERKDALQSFKKAIIVSGITVAVVGALFAITKKIREK; this is encoded by the exons ATGACAAGTTCCGGGGAACCATTTCCGGCAGCTGATCTAGAGAAAGAGTTACATCCGGGCAGCAACAAGGAGTTCGAGGTCGATTCCGTTTCGTCCGCCGTCGATGCCAACAAACAAATCAAG cGTTTGGATCCGGATTATGATCAGTCTGGCCCCGTTACACCGTCTTACATG CAAGAGCAACGAGATGTGGTTGAGAGGAAAGAACAGGAAAGGAAGGATGCGCTGCAGAGTTTTAAGAAGGCCATCATCGTTTCTGGGATCACCGTCGCCGTCGTCGGCGCACTCTTCGCCATAACTAAGAAAATCAGAGAGAAATGA
- the LOC130996657 gene encoding uncharacterized protein LOC130996657 isoform X2, with amino-acid sequence MTSSGEPFPAADLEKELHPGSNKEFEVDSVSSAVDANKQIKQEQRDVVERKEQERKDALQSFKKAIIVSGITVAVVGALFAITKKIREK; translated from the exons ATGACAAGTTCCGGGGAACCATTTCCGGCAGCTGATCTAGAGAAAGAGTTACATCCGGGCAGCAACAAGGAGTTCGAGGTCGATTCCGTTTCGTCCGCCGTCGATGCCAACAAACAAATCAAG CAAGAGCAACGAGATGTGGTTGAGAGGAAAGAACAGGAAAGGAAGGATGCGCTGCAGAGTTTTAAGAAGGCCATCATCGTTTCTGGGATCACCGTCGCCGTCGTCGGCGCACTCTTCGCCATAACTAAGAAAATCAGAGAGAAATGA